Part of the Kitasatospora sp. NBC_01266 genome, GCTCTCATCCATGACCGCGTGAATGAGTGGCGGAGCTGTTCTCTTGAGGAGACGCTGCCGCGCTGCGAGGAACTTCACTCGCTCGTTTGCCTGTTCGGGTGCGACGTCACCGCGCTGTACTGCTGCGTCTTCAAGCGCGGCAGCGTACTCCGGTGTCTGGAGAAGCCCGGGGATCATGTTGGGCTCGAAGACTCGGATCTCCGCTGCCCGTGCCTCCTGCGCTGCGTGCTCAGGGAAGCCTTCAAGGAAGCCCTTGCGCCGAAGCCCAACCCACATAAGTTCGAGTGTTTGTCCGGTTCCTAAGGCTGCATCAGCTGACCTTGCGAACTTCAGCGAGGGAGACTTGCGCCCTACTTCCACATTCGAAATGTAGCTACCCGAGTACCCCATGGCGGCGCCTAGCTCATCCTGTGACCAGCCCTTGGCCTCACGTGATGTGCGGAGTTGTGAGCCAAAGGCGGCGACTGGCGACGACTGTGGATCGAGCTTCTTCCGGTTCAATGATCAACTCCAACTGTGCTGCGACGCTGGCCAAGTTGCATGGTTCCACATGGTGCGGGACTCTGAACGCCCTTCGGTAGTCGACCGGCTACCGAAGGTGCGGTGATCTTAGTCCTGGCGACCGTGAGGGGGTTAACTCCCGTAGTGGAAGGCAACATTGAGACCGATCACCAGCGCATGGCGCGAGAGCTGCGTGCATGGGCTGAGGCATCTGTCCAGAAGCTCGAGGATGCGTTCGCGCTGGCCGAACTTCCGCCCCTGGTCGGCGCTGGACGAATCACGATCACGCCCGAGGGCATTCATGTCGAACTGGGCGGCGTCAGTGTTCGGACGG contains:
- a CDS encoding helix-turn-helix domain-containing protein; amino-acid sequence: MNRKKLDPQSSPVAAFGSQLRTSREAKGWSQDELGAAMGYSGSYISNVEVGRKSPSLKFARSADAALGTGQTLELMWVGLRRKGFLEGFPEHAAQEARAAEIRVFEPNMIPGLLQTPEYAAALEDAAVQRGDVAPEQANERVKFLAARQRLLKRTAPPLIHAVMDESCIRRPVGSPAIMGAQLDHLVKLARRPHVIIQIAPFSLAEHIPFRAFMTLLTFPDRSVVGYTESVEQGYVVRGDETVRAWERAYHRLQVEALSKAASLDLICKAREELNP